One genomic region from Streptomyces sp. NBC_00457 encodes:
- a CDS encoding AraC family transcriptional regulator — MKPPLDRDHEKLPARLSEFPGGRQAMSDDASWLECLSREGEGSNGQVFGFAFKDQIDEPIGRALVVIRQRYGEKLSLAYLAEIAGLSSYHFCRVFQRQVGMSPIKFLSLVRMQRAKYLLESSTLSVTEITHQVGYGSVTTFTTRFSAMFGVAPNRLRRQHARKLQRMTGSAVGESQGEITGGEMLDVAGGWIRKCSDPPQDMANDHHAPRLAALSHRADEFMEQAQEAGASGGSQSEATWSG; from the coding sequence ATGAAACCGCCTCTCGATCGAGACCACGAAAAATTGCCAGCTCGACTAAGCGAGTTTCCAGGCGGGCGGCAGGCCATGTCGGATGATGCCTCATGGCTTGAGTGCTTAAGTCGAGAGGGGGAGGGGTCGAATGGGCAAGTATTTGGATTCGCATTCAAGGATCAGATTGATGAGCCGATTGGGCGAGCACTTGTTGTGATTCGGCAGCGTTATGGAGAGAAACTCTCACTCGCATATCTCGCAGAAATCGCCGGGTTGAGCAGTTATCATTTCTGTCGCGTATTCCAGCGTCAAGTAGGGATGTCTCCCATAAAATTTCTGTCCCTTGTGCGTATGCAGCGGGCCAAATATCTGCTTGAGTCCTCAACGCTGAGTGTCACAGAAATAACTCACCAGGTGGGGTATGGTAGCGTAACTACGTTTACGACCCGATTCTCGGCAATGTTCGGCGTCGCACCTAACCGGCTCCGGCGACAGCATGCACGCAAGTTGCAACGGATGACCGGATCCGCAGTAGGGGAGTCGCAGGGTGAAATTACCGGCGGCGAGATGCTGGATGTAGCAGGAGGTTGGATTCGGAAATGTTCCGACCCGCCTCAAGACATGGCCAACGATCATCACGCGCCGCGGTTAGCCGCCCTGTCCCACCGCGCGGATGAATTCATGGAGCAGGCGCAGGAAGCGGGCGCGAGCGGCGGCAGTCAGAGCGAAGCCACATGGTCAGGATGA
- a CDS encoding MerR family transcriptional regulator: MRLAELSRRSTVSIATIKYYLRSGLLLPGERITATWADYGEHHLHRLRLIRALIGVGRLSVSATKEILDAITVEQNDPDHVIAKVLNAGSAVQEHKQAEGAATPAKRDTNGLTDARSLIAEMGWCVPRAAPAAKDLGDILDALAELGVDIEWQTLLSYARLADEISKLDSHQIHGGAGASLQAQRAALSCRGRSGIP, translated from the coding sequence ATGAGGCTGGCCGAGCTCAGTCGGCGAAGCACGGTATCCATCGCGACCATCAAGTACTACCTGCGCAGCGGACTCCTCCTTCCCGGCGAACGGATCACAGCCACCTGGGCCGACTACGGCGAACACCATCTGCACCGGCTCCGGTTGATCCGTGCGCTCATTGGCGTTGGTCGCCTATCTGTCAGTGCCACCAAGGAGATCCTTGACGCCATTACCGTGGAGCAGAATGACCCCGATCACGTCATCGCGAAGGTGCTGAACGCAGGTTCCGCTGTCCAGGAGCACAAACAGGCGGAGGGGGCCGCGACGCCCGCGAAGCGGGACACAAACGGTCTCACAGACGCCCGAAGCCTCATCGCGGAGATGGGGTGGTGCGTGCCGCGCGCTGCACCGGCCGCCAAGGATCTCGGCGACATCCTGGACGCCCTGGCTGAGCTGGGCGTGGATATCGAGTGGCAGACCCTGCTGTCCTACGCACGACTCGCGGACGAGATCTCTAAGCTAGACAGCCATCAGATACACGGTGGGGCTGGCGCTTCGCTGCAGGCCCAGCGGGCGGCTCTGTCTTGTAGAGGCCGATCTGGGATTCCATGA
- a CDS encoding NAD-dependent epimerase/dehydratase family protein, translating into MLICVTGGTGFVGAHSVAAIARTGARMRLLVRNPSTVDQALRPLGVTPASLEVVVGDVTDRIAVAKAVDGVDAVLHAAAVYSFDSRRRAEIRRTNVRGTQLVLGSAQRAGVDPIVYVSTVGAMFPTADSVIRADSPLGMPREAYLASKSVAEAIARLHQEEGAPVVITYPPALLGPHDPRLGDQNTRLQNALRGLLPIWPGGGFPVGDVRDTAEVLAALLAKPAGVRERHFGPNRYVTTRQYVQALRQATGRALPAKFLPARPMLPFGMLTDLLQRIWPWHIPAEYGALYTCAHATPVDANASTYGIAPRPIADTVADSVRWLYESGHVSARQAGLASKILEEP; encoded by the coding sequence ATGCTGATCTGCGTAACTGGTGGCACCGGCTTCGTCGGCGCCCACTCCGTCGCGGCCATTGCCCGCACCGGCGCACGGATGCGGCTGCTGGTCCGCAACCCGTCCACAGTGGACCAGGCGCTGCGCCCGCTGGGCGTGACCCCAGCCAGCCTGGAGGTGGTGGTCGGTGACGTCACCGACCGGATCGCTGTCGCCAAGGCAGTGGACGGAGTTGACGCGGTGCTGCATGCGGCAGCGGTGTACTCCTTCGACAGCAGGCGGCGTGCCGAGATACGCAGGACCAATGTGCGTGGCACGCAGCTAGTGCTGGGCTCCGCCCAGCGCGCCGGGGTGGACCCGATCGTCTATGTGTCCACCGTCGGCGCAATGTTCCCCACCGCCGACAGCGTGATCCGGGCAGACTCCCCGCTCGGCATGCCACGCGAGGCATACCTCGCAAGCAAGTCGGTTGCCGAGGCAATCGCCCGCCTGCACCAGGAAGAGGGAGCACCAGTGGTGATCACCTACCCGCCAGCGCTGCTCGGCCCACACGATCCGCGCCTGGGCGACCAGAACACCCGGCTGCAAAACGCCCTGCGCGGCTTGCTGCCCATCTGGCCAGGCGGCGGCTTTCCCGTGGGCGATGTCCGGGACACCGCCGAAGTTCTTGCTGCCCTGCTTGCCAAGCCGGCCGGGGTGCGGGAGCGGCACTTCGGCCCAAACCGCTATGTGACCACCCGTCAATATGTTCAGGCTCTCCGGCAGGCAACGGGCCGTGCACTCCCGGCGAAGTTCCTGCCGGCTCGCCCGATGCTGCCGTTCGGGATGCTCACCGACCTGCTGCAGCGAATCTGGCCCTGGCACATCCCTGCTGAGTACGGCGCCCTCTATACCTGTGCACACGCCACGCCCGTTGACGCGAATGCATCCACGTACGGCATCGCCCCACGGCCGATCGCCGACACCGTAGCCGACAGCGTTCGCTGGCTGTACGAGTCGGGGCATGTGTCGGCCCGACAGGCCGGCCTGGCGAGCAAAATCCTTGAGGAGCCCTAG